From the Maioricimonas rarisocia genome, one window contains:
- a CDS encoding sialidase family protein, translating to MIDRRRFLGTSAVAGISWLSLPAIPVFGAESQRPAAKSGPEYEVDRHVAARLFDGERCWCHPRAGIVPGAGHNGAPRVVMTMNTLHLEGSDVFKGMYSLYTDDLGKTWTEPTARESLAPRTEVIDGVERPVAVSDFWPGWHKQTKTLLGTGHTVVYTPDWKVRNPRPRHTSYSIYDPASDKWSDWQKMEMPASDEFADSGAGCVQRYDLPDGDILLPIYYRPPGKNSRVTVARCAFDGKVLSYVEHGNTLSVDDNTRGLHEPSIARLGDTFYLTIRNDKTAFVTRSEDGLQYEPMRKWTFEDGSELGSYNTQAHWVTHDDVLYLVYTRRGANNDHVFRHRAPLFMGQVDPERMCVIRDTEQILVPERGARLGNFGVTDISPDETWVTVAEWMQPRGVEKHGSDGSVFVAEIEWVVGRS from the coding sequence ATGATCGATCGTCGTCGCTTTCTTGGTACGTCTGCCGTCGCCGGAATCTCCTGGTTGAGTCTTCCTGCAATTCCCGTTTTCGGGGCCGAATCGCAGCGACCTGCTGCGAAGAGTGGACCGGAATACGAGGTGGACCGGCATGTGGCGGCCCGGCTGTTTGACGGTGAGCGGTGCTGGTGTCATCCGCGGGCGGGGATCGTCCCCGGTGCAGGGCATAATGGTGCACCGCGTGTCGTGATGACGATGAACACGCTGCATCTGGAAGGGAGCGACGTTTTCAAGGGGATGTACAGCCTCTACACGGACGATCTCGGGAAGACTTGGACGGAGCCAACCGCGCGGGAGTCGCTGGCACCGCGCACTGAGGTGATCGACGGGGTGGAGCGTCCGGTGGCGGTCAGTGATTTCTGGCCGGGCTGGCACAAACAGACGAAGACGCTGCTCGGGACCGGTCACACTGTGGTCTATACGCCGGACTGGAAGGTGCGGAATCCGCGTCCCCGGCACACGTCGTATTCGATCTACGATCCTGCCTCGGACAAGTGGTCGGACTGGCAGAAGATGGAAATGCCGGCCAGTGACGAGTTCGCCGACTCCGGCGCGGGCTGTGTGCAGCGGTACGATCTGCCGGACGGCGACATCCTGCTGCCGATCTACTATCGGCCGCCGGGGAAGAACTCGCGGGTGACGGTGGCGCGATGTGCGTTTGACGGCAAAGTGCTGAGCTACGTCGAGCATGGCAATACCTTGAGCGTCGACGACAACACGCGTGGACTGCACGAGCCGTCGATCGCCCGGCTGGGGGATACGTTCTACCTGACGATCCGCAACGACAAGACGGCCTTCGTCACGCGAAGCGAAGATGGCCTGCAGTACGAGCCGATGCGAAAGTGGACGTTCGAGGACGGCAGCGAACTGGGGAGCTACAACACTCAGGCGCACTGGGTGACGCACGACGATGTGCTGTACCTCGTCTACACGCGGCGGGGTGCGAACAACGACCATGTGTTCCGGCATCGGGCGCCGCTGTTCATGGGGCAGGTCGATCCGGAGCGGATGTGCGTCATTCGCGATACCGAGCAGATACTGGTGCCGGAACGGGGGGCCCGGCTGGGGAACTTCGGCGTGACCGACATCAGCCCGGACGAGACCTGGGTGACGGTCGCCGAATGGATGCAGCCCCGCGGCGTCGAGAAGCACGGCAGCGACGGGAGTGTGTTTGTGGCGGAGATTGAGTGGGTAGTGGGTAGGAGTTAG
- a CDS encoding diacylglycerol/lipid kinase family protein — translation MKWVGIQRNPRSGAGGQHPRLMELIAGLREYGLRPRLFSRPAELDAAVADSDRRATLHGLIAAGGDGTLLHLINRHGDIPIGLLPLGTENLVAHYLKIPRCGRTVAKIVAEGHQQRFDVGRLGMQRFLVMASAGIDADIIRRAHEQRTGHITRAAYVAPILASLGYYHHPELRVYVDDDPTPVTGRIVVAANLPMYALGLRVVPTARPDDGLLDVRVFQRGTALQVMRYFALLQTAAHEYVADVVHLQARKIRIESDEPVPMQIDGDPAGRTPAEVTVDAAAAQLFVPESFRLIAG, via the coding sequence ATGAAGTGGGTCGGAATTCAACGCAATCCCCGCTCCGGAGCCGGCGGACAGCATCCCCGGTTGATGGAACTGATCGCCGGGTTGCGGGAGTACGGATTGCGGCCACGTTTGTTCTCCCGGCCGGCCGAGCTGGATGCCGCGGTTGCCGATTCGGACCGGCGTGCGACCCTGCACGGCCTCATTGCGGCGGGTGGCGACGGCACGCTGCTGCATCTGATCAACCGTCACGGGGACATTCCGATCGGCCTGCTGCCGCTGGGAACCGAGAACCTGGTCGCGCACTACCTGAAGATACCGCGCTGTGGCCGAACGGTCGCGAAGATTGTCGCCGAGGGACACCAGCAGCGATTTGACGTCGGGCGGCTGGGGATGCAGCGGTTTCTCGTGATGGCGAGTGCCGGCATTGATGCCGACATCATCCGCAGGGCACACGAGCAGCGGACCGGTCACATCACGCGGGCGGCGTATGTCGCGCCGATCCTCGCATCGCTGGGGTACTACCATCATCCGGAGCTGCGGGTCTATGTCGATGATGACCCGACACCCGTGACGGGCCGCATCGTCGTCGCCGCGAATCTGCCGATGTACGCGCTGGGCCTCCGTGTCGTGCCGACGGCCCGTCCGGACGACGGACTGCTGGACGTGCGGGTCTTTCAGCGGGGGACGGCACTGCAGGTGATGCGCTACTTCGCGCTGCTGCAGACGGCGGCCCATGAATACGTGGCCGACGTGGTGCACCTGCAGGCGCGGAAGATCCGGATCGAATCGGACGAGCCGGTTCCGATGCAGATCGACGGCGACCCGGCCGGGCGGACGCCGGCTGAAGTGACGGTCGACGCGGCGGCGGCGCAGCTGTTTGTGCCGGAGTCGTTCCGGCTGATTGCCGGCTGA
- a CDS encoding carboxypeptidase regulatory-like domain-containing protein encodes MHRVTMAALATLLLVAGCGEPPIPKGTVRGTIEVDGKTYTGKNDVVLLSTSTGQGATAPIQPDGTFHVTEGIPTGTYVAFFAPRADPNATSAVPVTIDTTIPDKYWNEATSDLEVNVEAGENQVGLVIP; translated from the coding sequence ATGCACCGCGTCACCATGGCAGCCCTTGCCACCCTCCTGCTGGTCGCAGGCTGTGGCGAACCACCCATACCGAAAGGAACCGTCCGAGGCACGATCGAAGTCGACGGCAAAACCTACACCGGCAAGAACGACGTCGTGCTGCTCAGCACGTCGACAGGGCAGGGGGCTACGGCACCGATCCAGCCGGACGGCACGTTTCACGTGACCGAAGGGATCCCGACCGGCACCTACGTCGCCTTCTTCGCACCGCGGGCCGATCCCAATGCCACGTCGGCCGTTCCCGTCACGATCGACACGACGATCCCCGACAAATACTGGAACGAAGCAACGTCCGACCTGGAAGTGAATGTCGAAGCCGGCGAAAACCAGGTCGGTCTGGTCATCCCCTGA
- a CDS encoding DUF1559 domain-containing protein produces MHQRRMPHRGFTLIELLVVIAIIAILMALLLPAVQQAREAARRSQCKNNLKQIGLAIHNYHDTHSVFPLGSWGMTDWNMKNCTNWRTMILPMVDQSPVYNQLDFEAGNFAANSYAGNEVLKGLRVDVFLCPSSTNEVFDNTENTWSNPERGLNHQYVGIQGAAPPVPGPDKGYRDCNHGWSCGNGMLAPNETLRMRDALDGSSNTIIVAEQSGLTNGRNLTANYYGGWHGARNFSRVTGSSCTDLWQAGSTCVRFAPNSDIVQTGANETKYRNNTIINSEHEGGLQILLTDGSVRFLSENLDFMTLKRLCIRYDGEPISAF; encoded by the coding sequence ATGCATCAGCGACGAATGCCACACCGCGGTTTTACACTCATCGAACTGCTCGTTGTGATCGCCATTATTGCGATCCTCATGGCGCTGCTGCTTCCGGCCGTCCAGCAGGCCCGGGAAGCGGCCCGCCGCAGCCAGTGTAAAAACAACCTCAAACAAATCGGGCTGGCGATCCACAACTACCACGACACGCATTCGGTCTTCCCCCTGGGTAGCTGGGGCATGACCGACTGGAACATGAAAAACTGCACCAACTGGCGGACCATGATCCTGCCCATGGTCGACCAGTCCCCGGTCTACAACCAGCTCGACTTCGAAGCCGGCAACTTCGCCGCCAACAGCTATGCCGGCAACGAAGTCCTCAAAGGTCTGCGCGTCGACGTCTTTCTGTGCCCCTCCAGCACCAACGAAGTCTTCGACAACACAGAAAACACCTGGTCGAATCCTGAGCGAGGGCTGAACCACCAGTACGTCGGCATCCAGGGAGCGGCACCTCCCGTCCCCGGCCCGGACAAAGGCTACCGCGACTGCAACCACGGCTGGTCGTGCGGCAACGGCATGCTGGCCCCCAACGAAACCCTTCGCATGCGGGACGCTCTCGACGGCTCCAGCAACACCATCATCGTGGCTGAGCAATCCGGACTGACGAACGGACGCAATCTGACGGCCAACTACTACGGCGGATGGCACGGCGCCCGAAACTTCTCGCGGGTGACCGGCTCCTCCTGCACCGACCTCTGGCAGGCCGGCTCGACGTGCGTCCGCTTCGCCCCGAACTCCGACATCGTTCAGACTGGAGCCAACGAGACCAAGTACCGCAACAACACCATCATCAACTCCGAGCATGAAGGGGGCCTGCAGATCCTGCTGACCGACGGCAGCGTACGCTTCCTCTCGGAGAACCTCGACTTCATGACACTCAAGCGGCTCTGCATCCGTTACGACGGCGAACCGATCAGCGCCTTCTGA
- a CDS encoding HpcH/HpaI aldolase family protein, whose product MPESLKTRITRGDRVVVFAVSRVFHPNMIQMFGIHGGFDGFWIDHEHAGLTVEQMELAAMAGRTSGLDSFVRVAPTDYALVTRCLESGASGVMAAQINTAEQAEEFVQWSKFAPRGRRGLNAGGFDGRFGNVSVAEFCERANRETFVAIQIETADAVENCEAIAAIDGVDLLFVGPSDLSQALGVTGDFMHARCVEAIDRVAAACRDAGIHWGAVTTTADHARMLSEKGCTMLSPTNDVRMVNAGIKAVKGQFDFLFEG is encoded by the coding sequence ATGCCAGAGTCACTCAAGACGCGCATCACGCGCGGCGATCGTGTGGTCGTCTTTGCCGTCAGTCGCGTGTTTCACCCGAACATGATCCAGATGTTTGGCATCCACGGCGGTTTCGACGGGTTCTGGATCGACCACGAGCATGCCGGCCTGACGGTCGAGCAGATGGAGCTGGCGGCGATGGCGGGGCGGACCAGCGGGCTGGACAGCTTTGTGCGCGTGGCGCCGACGGATTATGCCCTGGTGACCCGGTGTCTGGAGTCGGGAGCGTCCGGCGTGATGGCGGCGCAGATCAACACCGCCGAGCAGGCCGAGGAGTTCGTCCAGTGGAGCAAATTCGCTCCGCGGGGTCGGCGTGGGCTGAATGCCGGCGGATTTGACGGCCGTTTCGGGAACGTGTCGGTCGCAGAGTTCTGCGAACGGGCCAATCGGGAGACATTCGTCGCCATTCAGATCGAGACAGCCGATGCGGTCGAGAACTGCGAAGCGATCGCCGCGATCGATGGCGTCGACCTGCTGTTCGTCGGTCCGTCGGATCTCAGCCAGGCGCTGGGGGTGACGGGCGACTTCATGCATGCAAGGTGCGTGGAAGCAATCGACCGGGTCGCGGCCGCGTGCCGCGATGCCGGCATTCATTGGGGAGCAGTGACCACCACGGCCGACCACGCCCGCATGCTGTCGGAGAAAGGCTGCACGATGCTGTCGCCGACGAATGATGTGCGGATGGTGAACGCGGGCATCAAGGCCGTCAAAGGTCAGTTCGACTTTCTGTTCGAGGGCTGA
- a CDS encoding fumarylacetoacetate hydrolase family protein, translating to MKLATLATTDGPRVVAVDTSAAEARYVDLAAVDASLPTSLRGLLATDGGVDRAAAAAEKGLAEGTFVEGDPQAPIPDPGKVICIGLNYRDHAEESGMAIPDEPVCFSKFGNTIVGPGDAIRLPAVSQQVDYEAELVIVIGKRAYGVSQENAFEYVAGYMNGHDVSARDWQIGKPGKQWLLGKTPDTFAPIGPWLVTRDEVADPHALDISLRLNGETMQSGNTREFIFGVDELIAYLTQIMTLEPGDIIFTGTPPGVGMARDPQVFLKPGDDVEVEIAGLGVLANPVVAG from the coding sequence ATGAAGCTTGCCACACTTGCGACTACGGACGGCCCCCGCGTGGTCGCTGTCGATACCTCCGCCGCGGAGGCCCGCTACGTTGATCTCGCTGCCGTCGATGCGTCGTTGCCGACGTCCCTTCGCGGATTGCTCGCCACTGATGGGGGCGTTGATCGGGCGGCTGCCGCTGCGGAGAAAGGTCTCGCAGAGGGAACTTTCGTCGAGGGAGACCCGCAGGCACCGATTCCCGATCCGGGGAAGGTGATCTGCATCGGGCTGAACTACCGGGACCATGCCGAGGAGAGTGGCATGGCGATTCCGGATGAGCCGGTCTGCTTCAGCAAGTTCGGCAACACGATCGTCGGGCCAGGCGATGCCATTCGACTACCGGCCGTCTCGCAGCAGGTGGATTACGAAGCGGAGCTGGTAATCGTCATCGGCAAGAGGGCGTACGGCGTCTCGCAGGAGAACGCTTTCGAGTACGTTGCCGGCTATATGAACGGGCATGATGTTTCGGCCCGCGACTGGCAGATCGGCAAACCGGGCAAGCAGTGGTTGCTCGGGAAGACGCCGGACACGTTCGCTCCCATTGGTCCCTGGCTGGTGACGCGGGACGAGGTCGCCGATCCGCATGCGCTGGACATCTCGCTGCGGCTCAACGGCGAAACGATGCAGTCGGGAAACACGCGGGAGTTTATCTTCGGCGTGGATGAATTGATCGCCTACCTGACTCAGATCATGACGCTCGAGCCAGGGGACATTATCTTCACGGGGACGCCTCCGGGAGTGGGCATGGCTCGGGACCCGCAGGTGTTTCTGAAGCCGGGCGATGACGTGGAAGTGGAGATTGCCGGGCTGGGGGTGCTGGCCAATCCTGTGGTTGCGGGATGA
- a CDS encoding thioredoxin family protein produces the protein MVKTASTMLPLGSDAPDFSLPNVDGATVSKSDFAGKPLLVVFMCNHCPFVIHIREELAKFGNEYQEKGLAIVGVSSNDVVNYPQDSPEKMKEEAADAGYNFPYLYDETQDVAKEYRAACTPDFFLFDKDHKLVYRGQFDDSRPQSGIPVTGEDLRAACDKVLAGESVPEEQKPSIGCNIKWKAGSEPSYFTGQPAV, from the coding sequence ATGGTCAAGACCGCATCCACCATGCTGCCGCTCGGCAGCGACGCCCCCGATTTCTCGCTTCCCAACGTCGATGGAGCGACCGTCTCGAAGTCCGATTTCGCCGGCAAGCCGCTGCTGGTCGTCTTCATGTGCAATCACTGCCCGTTCGTGATTCACATCCGCGAAGAGCTGGCGAAGTTCGGCAATGAATATCAGGAGAAGGGCCTGGCGATCGTCGGCGTCAGCTCCAACGACGTCGTGAACTACCCGCAGGACTCGCCGGAGAAGATGAAGGAAGAAGCCGCCGACGCCGGCTACAACTTCCCGTACCTGTACGACGAAACACAGGACGTCGCCAAGGAGTACCGCGCCGCCTGCACGCCCGACTTCTTCCTGTTCGACAAGGACCACAAGCTGGTCTACCGCGGCCAGTTCGACGACAGCCGTCCGCAGAGCGGCATCCCGGTCACCGGCGAAGATCTCCGCGCGGCCTGTGACAAGGTCCTGGCCGGCGAATCGGTGCCGGAAGAACAGAAGCCGAGCATCGGCTGCAACATCAAGTGGAAGGCCGGCAGCGAACCGAGCTACTTCACGGGACAGCCGGCGGTCTGA
- a CDS encoding RraA family protein, whose translation MAASPAISAETLDKLAKYDTPTVCNAIELWDNRPRNTGFMNGSIQACFPKMPPMVGFALTSTFRSMSAPRGGDAYSNLSQQVERFPELPGPAVVVFQDLDEPTISATFGEVMCTIYKSFGAKGIITSGAGRDLDQVEDLGFPAFTNGTICAHGYCHILQVNVPVTVGGICIEPADLLHGDRNGVTTIPLEIASEIPDACEELIAAEKIVLDYVKGPNPTPAGLDEARKESAAYLKKVSDRLQTKS comes from the coding sequence ATGGCGGCCTCACCGGCAATCTCTGCAGAGACACTCGACAAGCTGGCTAAGTACGACACGCCGACCGTCTGCAACGCCATCGAACTTTGGGACAACCGGCCACGCAACACCGGCTTCATGAACGGCTCGATCCAGGCCTGCTTTCCGAAGATGCCCCCGATGGTCGGCTTCGCGCTCACCTCGACCTTTCGCAGCATGTCTGCTCCCCGAGGAGGCGATGCGTATTCCAACCTCAGCCAGCAGGTCGAGCGCTTCCCCGAACTCCCCGGCCCGGCCGTCGTCGTCTTTCAGGACCTCGACGAGCCCACCATCTCCGCCACCTTCGGCGAAGTGATGTGCACGATCTACAAGTCGTTCGGCGCAAAGGGCATCATCACCTCCGGTGCCGGCCGTGACCTGGACCAGGTCGAAGACCTCGGCTTCCCGGCGTTCACCAACGGCACCATCTGCGCTCACGGATACTGCCACATCCTGCAGGTGAATGTCCCGGTCACCGTCGGCGGAATCTGCATCGAACCGGCCGACCTCCTGCACGGCGACCGCAACGGCGTGACCACAATTCCGCTCGAAATCGCCAGCGAAATCCCCGATGCCTGCGAAGAACTGATCGCCGCCGAAAAGATCGTTCTCGACTACGTCAAAGGCCCCAACCCCACGCCCGCCGGCCTCGACGAAGCCCGCAAGGAGTCCGCTGCCTACCTGAAGAAAGTCAGCGACCGCCTGCAGACGAAGTCGTAA
- a CDS encoding DUF1569 domain-containing protein, translated as MSASTSLRRPLRFESLDEIVEDVQTTTSGSYHVVGRWSYGQILDHLARSTKSTFDGFGFQAHWTLRTVAAPFLRHAFLYRPMRAGFRLPASAAALIPSDGVTVEESLARLIHELKRFESETPTAPHPLLGKLSHEEYVLLCLRHSELHLSFVIPEET; from the coding sequence ATGAGCGCCTCCACGTCACTACGCCGCCCGCTCCGTTTCGAGTCGCTTGACGAGATTGTCGAGGATGTCCAGACGACGACATCCGGGTCGTACCATGTGGTCGGGCGCTGGTCGTACGGACAGATCCTGGACCACCTGGCCCGCAGCACGAAAAGCACGTTCGACGGATTCGGCTTTCAGGCTCACTGGACACTTCGCACTGTGGCGGCTCCATTCCTCAGGCATGCGTTTCTCTACCGGCCGATGCGGGCGGGATTCCGCTTGCCGGCGTCTGCAGCGGCGCTCATTCCGTCCGACGGTGTGACGGTGGAGGAGTCGCTTGCGCGGTTGATTCACGAGCTGAAGCGATTCGAGAGCGAGACGCCGACGGCACCGCATCCGTTGCTGGGCAAGCTGTCGCACGAGGAGTATGTCCTGCTCTGCCTGAGGCATTCCGAATTGCATCTGAGCTTTGTCATCCCTGAAGAGACGTGA
- a CDS encoding replication-associated recombination protein A gives MPGLFDQQEESNLQSARPLAARMRPTNLDEFIGQSHFLGEGKLLRRMLRADRLGSLIFYGPPGTGKTSLAEIVARQTESAFVQLNAASAGVKEVRAVLEQARDRLKTGGQRTVLFVDELHHFNKTQQDVLLPDVEAGVVSLIGATTANPFFSLVSALISRSQVFEFRSLEKEDVLALLRRATSDSKRGLGRLNVEYDDDALEFLADICDGDARRALSALEIGVRSLDAKQGRFDLAVAEESIQKKAILYDADGDQHYDVASAFIKSMRGSDPDAAVYWLARMLEAGEDPRFIARRIVILASEDVGNADPQALVLAVAAADATERIGMPECRIILSQAVTYLATAPKSNAAYKAVDAALDDVRHQRVVPVPTHLQDKHYAGAKQLGHGEGYQYSHNFEGGYVEQDYLGVDRTYYEPTDRGYEAKIRERMERLRGEASGAGDEV, from the coding sequence ATGCCCGGCCTGTTTGACCAGCAGGAAGAGTCCAACCTTCAGTCCGCACGTCCCCTTGCCGCCCGTATGCGCCCGACGAACCTGGATGAGTTCATCGGGCAGTCGCATTTTCTGGGGGAAGGAAAGCTGCTGCGGCGGATGCTCAGGGCAGACCGACTCGGCTCGCTGATCTTCTACGGGCCGCCGGGTACCGGAAAAACGTCGCTGGCCGAGATCGTCGCCCGGCAGACGGAGTCGGCCTTTGTGCAGCTCAATGCTGCGTCGGCGGGTGTGAAGGAAGTTCGTGCTGTGCTCGAACAGGCACGTGATCGCCTGAAGACCGGTGGACAACGGACGGTGCTGTTTGTCGACGAGCTGCATCACTTCAACAAGACACAACAGGACGTGTTGCTGCCGGACGTTGAAGCGGGTGTCGTGAGCCTGATCGGTGCGACGACCGCCAATCCGTTCTTCTCGCTGGTCTCGGCCCTGATCAGCCGCAGTCAGGTGTTCGAGTTCCGCTCGCTGGAGAAGGAGGACGTGCTGGCGCTGCTGCGTCGCGCGACCAGCGATTCGAAGCGGGGGCTGGGGCGACTCAATGTCGAGTACGACGACGATGCGCTGGAGTTTCTGGCCGACATCTGCGACGGCGATGCGCGCCGGGCGCTTTCGGCACTGGAGATCGGTGTGCGGTCGCTGGATGCGAAGCAGGGCCGCTTTGATCTGGCGGTGGCCGAGGAGTCGATCCAGAAGAAGGCGATTCTGTACGACGCGGATGGGGATCAGCATTACGACGTGGCGAGCGCGTTCATCAAGAGCATGCGGGGGAGCGATCCGGATGCGGCCGTCTACTGGCTGGCCCGGATGCTCGAGGCGGGAGAGGACCCGCGGTTCATCGCGCGGCGAATCGTGATTCTCGCCTCGGAAGACGTCGGCAACGCAGACCCGCAGGCGCTCGTGCTGGCAGTGGCCGCAGCGGATGCAACGGAACGGATCGGCATGCCGGAGTGCAGGATTATTCTGTCGCAGGCGGTCACCTATCTGGCGACGGCTCCGAAGTCGAATGCGGCCTACAAGGCGGTTGATGCGGCTCTGGACGACGTGCGGCACCAGCGGGTCGTTCCTGTTCCGACGCACCTGCAGGACAAGCACTACGCCGGGGCCAAGCAGTTGGGGCATGGCGAAGGCTATCAGTACAGCCACAACTTCGAAGGTGGATACGTCGAGCAGGATTATCTCGGCGTGGACCGGACGTATTACGAGCCGACCGACCGCGGGTACGAGGCAAAGATCCGCGAGCGGATGGAGCGTCTGCGGGGGGAAGCTTCCGGGGCGGGGGATGAGGTTTGA